One Brassica oleracea var. oleracea cultivar TO1000 chromosome C7, BOL, whole genome shotgun sequence genomic window carries:
- the LOC106304812 gene encoding uncharacterized protein LOC106304812 produces MEWRKWYLDVILVPLALVMMLCYHIYLSFMVRTHPFSTVLGINSRGRRIWISSMIKENQKMNISTVQTLRNVVMGATLMATTCILLCAGLAAVISSTYSIKRPLNDAVYGAHGDIAIAIKYLTILTIFIFSFFSHSLSIRFLNQVAMLVNIPNLYPNPSGDLFLTSEYVCELFDKGFFLSTVGNRLFYAGFSLMLWIFGPILVFLSVLVMMLALYHVDFVSLGNNKEKQRIVDCPRASDPPNGGGDA; encoded by the exons ATGGAATGGAGGAAATGGTACTTAGACGTGATTCTTGTGCCACTAGCTCTAGTGATGATGCTTTGTTACCACATCTACTTGTCCTTCATGGTTCGAACCCATCCCTTCTCCACTGTCCTCGGCATCAACTCTCGCGGCCGCCGGATCTGGATTTCCTCTATGATCAAG GAGAATCAGAAGATGAACATATCGACGGTACAAACACTCCGTAACGTAGTAATGGGAGCTACACTGATGGCTACGACCTGCATCCTCCTCTGCGCCGGTTTAGCCGCAGTCATAAGCAGCACTTACAGCATCAAGAGGCCCCTAAACGACGCCGTTTATGGAGCACATGGAGATATCGCCATAGCCATCAAATACCTAACGATTCTCACAATCTTCATCTTTTCTTTCTTCTCACATTCTCTCTCCATCCGCTTCCTCAACCAAGTCGCCATGCTCGTTAACATCCCTAACTTATACCCTAATCCCTCTGGTGACTTGTTCCTCACGTCTGAGTATGTCTGCGAGTTGTTCGATAAGGGTTTCTTTCTCAGCACGGTAGGCAACAGGTTGTTCTACGCAGGGTTTTCTCTGATGTTATGGATCTTTGGTCCCATCCTCGTGTTCTTGAGCGTTTTGGTGATGATGCTTGCTCTTTATCACGTGGACTTTGTGTCACTCGGCAACAATAAAGAGAAACAACGTATAGTGGATTGTCCTCGCGCCTCTGATCCTCCAAATGGTGGTGGTGATGCATAA
- the LOC106306273 gene encoding uncharacterized protein LOC106306273: MRSSRFRPNTSGSFQNNRWWSVVLSLFVGLIASIQRVWSKFVTMGWGNIYRRRMKVFSVAIIIYFDYKSVQQREKWIKKSKVPALWEKAHERNAKRVLNLIVELEGLWVKMGQYLSTRADVLPQAYISLLTQLQDSLPPRPLQEVCRTIERELGHSMEVLFADFSDEPLATASIAQVHRATLANGQDVVVKVQHNGIRAIILEDLKNAKSIVDWIAWAEPQYDFNPMIDEWCKEAPRELDFNIEAENTRTVSRNLGCKKTNDEVRSDNRVDVLIPDIIQSSESVLIIEYMDGIRLNDVESLDAFGVDKQKIVEEITRAYAHQIYVDGFFNGDPHPGNFLVSKEAPHRPILLDFGLTKKLSHPLKQALAKMFLASAEGDQVALLSAFAEMGLKLRLDLPDQAMSVASLFFRSSTPSNEAVKTLKSLNDQRTQNMKVIQEKMQLTPKEVKRFNPIDAFPGDIVIFARVINLLRGLSSTMNVQIVYLDIMRPFAESVLLGSISRGPTVDTSWIHDSPVHSDVESKLRKLLIELGSIKKILGIQVCAYKDGKVIIDTAAGVLGRYDPRPVQPDSLFPVFSVTKGITAGMIHWLVDQRKLQFDQTVGDIWPGFGSNGKETIKVHHVLNHTSGLHNAFDPIGENPLLICDWDECLKRLANSSPETEPGSQQSYHYLTLGWLCGGILEYASGKKFQEILEESIVKPLKIDGELYVGIPPGVESRLATLTLDTDELNKIPSIPSQPELPSTFQPVQIFQIASSLPVLFNTLNVRRATIPAANGHCSARALARYYAALADGGLVPPPHSSLSQPPLGSHNHVPKFSSVNDTMKKRKGKGKEMAATEKLKPKDHKEKKFYDDRDSSIESLGRLVNDTSSSAGKTEISSNDHQDDIHNMFSNPSIHDAFMGTGDYSGLVLPDGKFGLGFKRVTSEDGSLVGFGHSGLGGSTGFCDIKNRFSIAITLNKMSMGGVTANIVRLVCSELNIPMPKDFSLSSGMDPVIN; this comes from the exons ATGCGGAGCTCGCGATTTCGCCCAAACACTTCTGGTTCATTCCAG AATAATCGGTGGTGGTCAGTAGTCTTATCGTTGTTCGTCGGGCTCATAGCGAGTATACAGAGAGTGTGGAGTAAGTTTGTGACAATGGGTTGGGGAAACATTTACAGGAGGAGGATGAAAGTCTTCTCTGTTGCTATAATCATCTACTTCGATTACAAG AGTGTTCAGCAGAGAGAGAAGTGGATTAAGAAGTCCAAGGTTCCTGCTTTGTGGGAGAAAGCTCATGAGCGTAATGCCAAGCGAGTGTTGAATTTGATTGTGGAGCTGGAAGGGTTGTGGGTGAAGATGGGGCAGTATCTATCCACTCGCGCTGATGTTCTTCCTCAGGCTTATATTTCTCTTCTCACTCAGTTGCAGGACTCACTCCCTCCTCGCCCTTTGCAGGAG GTTTGTCGAACCATTGAAAGAGAACTTGGGCATTCCATGGAAGTTTTGTTTGCTGATTTTTCTGACGAACCTTTGGCAACTGCTTCG ATAGCACAGGTTCATCGTGCTACTCTAGCTAATGGCCAGGATGTGGTTGTTAAAGTTCAGCACAATGGCATTAGAGCGATTATTTTGGAG GACTTGAAGAATGCAAAGTCCATCGTTGACTGGATTGCTTGGGCAGAACCACAGTACGATTTTAACCCCATGATAGATGAATGGTGCAAGGAAGCTCCTAGAGAACTAGACTTCAACATTGAAGCTG AAAATACTAGAACCGTATCCAGAAATCTTGGGTGCAAGAAGACAAATGATGAAGTTAGAAGTGACAATCGGGTTGATGTTTTAATTCCAGATATAATCCAG TCGTCTGAGAGTGTGCTCATTATTGAGTACATGGATGGAATTCGCTTGAATGATGTGGAATCTCTAGATGCTTTCGGTGTGGATAAACAAAAAATCGTTGAAGAGATCACTCGTGCATATGCCCACCAGATTTATGTTGATGGGTTTTTCAATGGAGACCCTCATCCAG GAAATTTTCTTGTTAGTAAGGAAGCACCACATCGTCCTATTTTACTTGATTTTGGGCTAACGAAGAAACTTTCACATCCCTTGAAACAAGCACTAGCCAAGATGTTTCTAGCATCGGCAGAG GGAGACCAAGTGGCGCTCTTGTCTGCCTTTGCAGAAATGGGACTGAAGCTGCGGCTCGATCTGCCAGATCAGGCAATGAGTGTGGCAAGTCTCTTCTTCCGGTCTTCAACTCCATCAAATGAAGCTGTG AAAACGCTAAAATCCTTGAACGATCAAAGAACGCAAAATATGAAAGTTATACAGGAAAAGATGCAGCTCACCCCGAAAGAAGTTAAACGCTTCAATCCG ATAGATGCGTTTCCTGGCGATATTGTGATTTTTGCAAGGGTCATTAATCTACTCAGAG GACTTTCATCCACTATGAACGTTCAGATCGTTTATCTGGACATCATGAGACCATTTGCCGAATCTGTTCTGTTGGG GAGTATCAGTCGAGGACCAACAGTAGACACTTCTTGGATACATGACTCGCCTGTCCATTCCGATGTAGAGTCCAAACTGAGGAAGCTGCTCATTGAACTTGGGAGTATCAAGAAAATACTAGGAATTCAG GTATGTGCATATAAAGATGGGAAAGTCATTATTGACACTGCTGCTGGAGTACTTGGGAGATATGATCCTCGTCCAGTTCAACCGGACAGTTTATTTCCTGTTTTCTCTGTGACAAAAGGTATCACTGCCGGCATGATACACTGGCTTGTCGACCAAAG AAAACTCCAGTTCGACCAGACTGTAGGAGATATATGGCCAGGGTTTGGATCAAATGGAAAAGAGACCATAAAG GTCCATCATGTGCTTAACCATACGTCTGGGCTGCACAACGCCTTTGACCCTATAGGAGAAAATCCTCTGCTTATTTGTGACTGGGATGAATGTTTGAAACGCCTTGCTAATTCATCACCTGAAACAGAGCCTGGCAGTCAGCAGTCTTATCACTATCTCACGCTTGGATGGCTATGTGGTGGAATCCTTGAG TATGCTTCTGGAAAGAAATTCCAGGAGATCCTTGAAGAATCCATTGTAAAACCCTTAAAGATCGATGGAGAACTGTACGTTGGTATCCCCCCAG GTGTTGAGTCTCGGCTTGCCACATTGACGCTGGACACCGACGAACTAAACAAGATTCCGTCCATTCCTAGTCAGCCTGAACTTCCTTCGACATTTCAACCAGTGCAGATCTTTCAAATAGCAAGCAGCTTGCCAGTCTTATTTAACACATTGAATGTGCGTAGGGCCACAATCCCTGCGGCTAATGGACATTGCTCGGCGCGTGCACTTGCTCGGTACTACGCAGCCTTAGCAGATGGCGGTCTAGTACCACCACCACATTCCTCTTTATCCCAGCCACCACTTGGCAGCCACAACCACGTTCCGAAATTCTCATCGGTAAATGACACAATGAAAAAGAGAAAGGGTAAGGGTAAAGAGATGGCAGCTACAGAGAAGCTTAAACCAAAAGATCACAAAGAGAAGAAGTTCTATGACGACAGAGATTCAAGCATAGAAAGTTTAGGCAGGCTAGTCAATGATACTAGCAGTTCTGCTGGCAAAACTGAGATCAGTAGCAATGATCATCAAGATGATATTCACAATATGTTTAGCAATCCAAGTATCCATGATGCTTTTATGGGTACTGGAGATTACAGTGGCTTAGTACTTCCTGATGGGAAGTTTGGACTTGGTTTTAAGCGTGTCACTTCAGAAGATGGGTCTTTAGTTGGTTTTGGACATTCGGGGTTGGGAGGATCAACAGGCTTCTGTGACATCAAAAACAGATTCTCCATTGCAATAACACTCAACAAGATGTCTATGGGAGGTGTTACGGCTAATATTGTCAGGCTGGTTTGCTCAGAGTTAAATATCCCCATGCCTAAGGACTTCTCTCTTTCAAGTGGTATGGATCCTGTAATCAACTAA
- the LOC106306274 gene encoding basic leucine zipper 9 translates to MDGHTAKDTGMKRSASELALQEYLTKVMSSSSALSRQESTSPLDPSFDPMNQDHTGELRDRHLLSESLIPAGVLLDAQSSICENLSADSPVSANKPEVRRRARRTASVSSHGHSDEEDAETEAGQSEMTNDPNHLKRMRRMHSNRESARRSRRRKQEQLADLESQVDSLKGENTTLYKQLIDATQLFRSAGTNNRILKSDVETLRIKVKLAEDLVARGSLTSSLNQLLQTHLSPSPQSINSLHYTGSTSPAVTVHSDQSMFPGITLSGQNSSPGLGNVSSEAVSCVSDIWP, encoded by the exons ATGGATGGTCACACAGCTAAAGACACTGGTATGAAGAGAAGTGCTTCTGAGTTGGCTCTACAAGAGTATCTCACTAAGGTCATGTCTTCTTCTTCTGCTTTATCAAGACAAGAATCTACAAGCCCTCTAGACCCTTCTTTTGATCCCATGAACCAG GATCACACTGGTGAGTTAAGAGATAGACATTTGTTATCTGAGAGCTTGATTCCAGCTGGAGTTTTACTTGATGCACAGTCCTCGATTTGCG AGAATCTGTCAGCTGATAGTCCAGTGTCAGCTAATAAACCTGAGGTAAGGAGGAGAGCTCGGAGAACAGCCAGTGTATCTTCTCATGGTCACTCTGATGAAGAAGATGCAGAGACAGAAGCTGGCCAATCTGAAATGACTAATGATCCCAATCATCTAAAACGTATGAGAAG GATGCACTCAAACAGAGAATCAGCAAGGCGGTCAAGGAGGAGGAAGCAAGAACAATTGGCAGATCTTGAATCTCAGGTTGATTCTTTGAAAGGAGAGAACACAACACTGTATAAGCAGCTCATTGACGCAACACAACTGTTTCGTAGTGCTGGAACAAATAACAGAATCCTCAAATCAGATGTTGAAACTCTCAGAATCAAG GTGAAACTAGCAGAAGATTTGGTAGCTAGAGGGTCTCTCACTAGTAGCTTGAATCAACTTCTGCAAACTCATCTAAGTCCATCACCACAGTCCATCAACAGTCTGCACTACACAGGAAGTACCTCACCCGCAGTTACAGTCCACAGCGACCAATCTATGTTCCCTGGAATCACTCTTTCTGGACAGAACTCAAGCCCTGGACTTGGTAATGTATCCAGCGAAGCTGTTAGCTGCGTCTCAGACATCTGGCCATGA